The Elaeis guineensis isolate ETL-2024a chromosome 3, EG11, whole genome shotgun sequence region aaaaagagaaggacttGATCCTGGGAGCCAATGAGAGAGAGGAGAGGCTCATTTAGGAGGGGCAATCTCAAAgggagtgagaaagagagaaagaaaaaataaaaaaagaggaggTCAACAAACgcgagaaaagaagaaagagttgTTGAGATTCATTGTCACgtcttaattcaattagaattttatttttagttgGCTATTAGTTTAAATTAGAAAATacgagaaaagaagaaagagttgTTGAGATTCATTGCCACgtcttaattcaattagaattttatttttagttgGCTATTAGTTTAAATTAGAACTCTATATCTAGTGTTactcaatttaattattttttttaaagatttttagaGTTTGTATTCTagtggatttattttttttaaaataaatttatttttctttcctaaattatttctttcataattatatttttttagcaattctctataaatatttttttatttttgatgtttGTTCTGAATCTTAGCTAGCACAATCAATCTACTATGACTAGCATGTCGTTCTACATGGTATCAGAGATATATATTTTAAGATTAGTGGCCCATATATTTGTGGTTCTGCATGGTATTAGAGCTTGAGGTTCTGGAGATTAGTAGTTCATCTGTTTGTGGCTCTTCATGGTATCTAAGCTAGAGGCTTGAAAGCAGTCAAGCGGTTTGCAAATTCGATCAAATTTACTCAGAGTATAATTTTTGGAGCGATGATTTGATTATTGGTGGTTCTCATATTCCTAACTCGACATGATTGAAGGGCATCTAATAATACGCTGCATGATGGTGCAAATATGTAGACTTTTATTTGATGATTCAAAAAATGAATCATTATGCTAGTGCTACTACTTCTGTCTCGATGGGTTTGAGAGGCTTGACATCATCAACATTGATATGACTGCTTTTGTAAATCCCATTTCTTTTCATAAGTTGAACCATATCTGTTATTCAATATGGAAGGCTATTGTCAAACCTTATCTAAAAGAACAAGATTTATAAGATATCCTTGATGAGTCAGTGATGATGCCCTTAGATACTCTCAATGATAAGATTGCAAGAAGGAAGTGGAATTTGAAATCTCGTAAGGTAAAAAGGATGAtcaaatactatcaaaatttagtTGATAAAGAAAATTATCTCCACATTCAAGATATAAAGGAATCAAAAGAAGCATGAGATATTGTTGCGGCTATCTACTCAAATTCATGTAAGGTAAGATATCCCAAACGAAAATTATCTGAAGAATTGATTCTGATTCTAAGCTTTcctaaaaatctagaagaagaaaaaaattgatttaaaagtgaagACTTAAAACAGAAAAAGCTTGATTAGTTAGAAATTGGATCAAATTCGGAAGACTCAAGTATGGTAAGGTTGATTAGTCTAAAGTTCGGTTAAATTTCGAAGAAAATTTAGAATAAGAGAAGCTTGATTAGATGGCTACTATATCAAGTTTAAAAATTTCATGTTTGAAGGACCGATTAATTTTGGAATTGCTTAGGAAGTGTCAAAAGATGCCACAATTGATCCATTTATAGAGATCCATATTGAGGAATCAAGTCATACAAAAGAATCTTATATCGAAGCTATCtaggatattattattttttgtggaGATTAAGCCAGCTATGAGGATGaaaagataattaatattgaagtAGTTTCAAAGATCAAGCAGAAAATGGATATGCTTGGTGGAGATAATATTTGCTTGCCTTAGTCAAATAGGTTTtaggtgcatcaattaattttgaaGTTACTTCAAAGTTCGAACTGTTAGATGACTTTATgcatcaatatttgattagatatatAAAAGCCAACTGTGTACATATACTTGATATTCACTGGGATAAGTTGAATGTTCGAGGAAGATTTTACTAGTTTTGATTTTAGAATTTTGTGCTGGAATTCATCTTTTATACTTCACAACCAATCCTAGTTTAATTGATGCAATATTTCTCAAATCCTCTAGCAACTCAAGGGGGAGGCGGTCCAACATTtcttgttcaaaaaaaaaaaaaaaaggaaagtccCGGGCTTCCTAATTTTTGATTACATTTCTGTCTTGATGGCATCACCGCAAAATATGACATTCTATAGAAAGTCGATTGGACCATCTTGTACACTTGCTTTCTTGGAAGCCAACTCCATCGTAGAATTCAAGGCAGGCTCCTCCATGGAATCAGTATTCTATTTGAGAAGCCCCTCCATGGAGTCATTAACAACTATTATGGCTGTAATGTAGAGAGATCAATTTAATTCCTTGGCACGTCGCTTGGTGCGAACTTGGTATTTTCCTCCTCTGCATAAATAAATCTTTTCTCCCTTTTGTTTTGACCAATACATCCTTGTCATTTTAAATTATGCCGGCTTTCGACAACAAAGAGAAAGCAGCttgcattaaaaaaataaaataatgttatataatttttagcCCAAGCTAGCTGTTTTCCAACTCTTCATGCTTGGATGATGGCAAATAACCACTAGATtgctcataaaataaaataaaaaccaaATGCATGCATCGATTTACACAGATTTATCAACAGAAAAGTCACTTACATTCGAATGCATGCATAGCCACTTAGCTCCCATGCTCTTTGCATTTGCCGAGCTCTCGTACTATGCAACCAATGCCTCTACGTTCCTTGATCTTTCCCTTCACGGCCTTCAACTAAACCAAAACGCTATATGGACATGGTGATTGTTCCCATAATAGAAAAAGGACCACTCATTTGTACCAAGCATTAAAGTCAAGAACCGATCCCTTGAACCTTccgccctcctctctctctctctctctctctctctctctatatatatatatatatatatacactaggAACCTAGCTCCTGGCCATCGTTATAAGTTCATCTTCATTTCCTCAAGGCACAACTTATTTGAACTTCCTAACATGGAACCAAGGAGGATGACAACCACCTTCTTAATTCTTCTATCATTCTCATCCTGCCTCCTTGCATTGCCCAACATAGAAGGATATGATGAAATGAACCGTCTTCGAGAGCTGATGAAATCCCAAAGGTCATCAAGCACTCTACACCATGGCTTACAGACTCATCCAGCTTCAAAGAAGACCTACTCGCCGGTCTATGTCGGTCCACAGAATGGGCAGATGGAAGCCGATAAGATCGACGAATTGCCAGGACAACCAGAAGGAGTGAATTTTGATCAATATGCAGGCTATGTAACAGTGGACCCAGAAGCAGGCAGAGCGCTCTTCTACTACTTTGTGGAGTCCCCACAGGACCCTTCTACCAAGCCTTTAGTCCTATGGCTCAATGGAGGTAGTCAATTTGACCACCAACGCCATGTTGTTGGCTTCTTGACGTATGCACCTTTTTCTTGGGCCTGAAGTGGTCTTATTGGAATCTGTAGGACCTGGTTGCTCTTCACTTGGAGCCGGAGCAATGGTGGAACTGGGACCATTTGGAGTCAACAGTGATGGGAGGACTCTTTATGCCAATATCCATGCTTGGAACATCGGTGAGAAACTGAGTCATTCCTTTCTGTTGTGATTGTAGACACATCTCTTGATTGCTTTAGAGAATTGCATACTTAAATGAGCATTCCACTGGTAGTGGCGAATGTGATCTTCTTGGAATCGCCTGCTGGGGTCGGGTTTTCATATTCGAACACAACGACTGACTACGAACTGAGTGGAGATAAGAGGACTGCTGAAGATTCCTACACTTTTCTTGTCAATTGGCTTGAAAGGTTCCCTCAGTACAAGACTCGTGATTTCTACATGACTGGAGAGAGCTATGCTGGGCATTACATACCAGAGCTTGCCAGTCTTATCCTCGCAAATAATAAGATCATGAATCGAACAGCCATCAACCTAAAAGGAGTTGCAGTAAGACATATAAATTATCCTTATTTTGCCTTTGGTTGTTTTGCTAGCATACTCTTTATTATACCTTCCAATCTGATTGTACTGAAACCTCTGGCTGATTAATTGATGGGCAATGGCTACCTTGCAGATTGGAAATGCGTATATTGATGATGATACCAACACAAGGGCGACCTATGACTACTATTGGACTCATGCCTTAATCTCCGATGAAGCGTACAAGGAAATCCGATCAAAATGCACCTTCAGTGGTCAAAGTTATACTCCAGGCTGTGTGAGTGCTCTTACGGCAGCTGATGCAGAAGTTGGAAATATTGATTACTATGATATCTATGCCCCTCTTTGTAAGGACCCCTCCAAGACAACTCACTTGACCAAACTGGTGAGGTTCTTCTCACATGCCCAATTATTTCAAAAACACAGAATATTAATTTCCTCCACTGCTGCCTAATGCAAATGATCTACTCTAATATATTTTTCCTGTTGAAGGAAGTCGATCCATGTGCCGGTTCGTATACTTGGTCGTATTTGAATCTGCCAGAGGTGCAGAAAGCCCTTCATGCTAACGTAACAGGGTTATGGTACCCTTGGAGTCGTTGCAGGTGAACCACCCATTTGCTTAAGCTAATTTATCCATTTAGGATAATGTGAACAACTAAAATCATGAGACTTCTTATTTTGAAAACTAACTTGTTGCTGCTTTCTTGATTACGATATATATGTTAGTCGTTTTGTTGGATTTAGAGGAAATTGGACTGATGCACCTGATACTCTTTTGCCTACAATTAAAGAGCTTATCTCAAGTGGCATTAGTGTGTGGTTGTATAGGTATGTTCTTCGATGAGTTTTTCCACAAACAGAATATGACAAGGACAAAAGCAACTTCTTATGACACTTGGAAATCTACTAATCAAGAATGCACTCTTGCAGTGGGGATCAAGATTCAGTGGTTCCAGTGACATCCACTAGATATTCTATAGACATGCTTGGACTCGGCATTGAATCATCATGGCGCCCATGGTACATCGATGGTGAGGTAAACATAAGGATTTCCAGTTGATCCATATCCAAGAAGAGTATGGCAATTCTGGCCTgcaacaaacaagagtttcttaTTCTGACACAATTGTGATGTATAGCGGTCGTTACAGTTTCGGTTGATGATTATTCCTAAGTTACATGTCATTTTTATGCAATGTTGATGGTTCTAGATCGATGCTTTGCAATGGCAGGTTGGAGGGTACGTCGTCGGCTATAAAGGGTTGACATTTGCAACAGTAAGGGGAGCCGGTCACATGGTACCAAGCTACCAACCTGAAAGATCACTGACCATGATTTCATCATTCCTTGAAGGAAAACTTCCCCCACTTGTATGAGCACAACCCTCCCCATCCTTGCCTAATGATCTTATTTCATTTCAATGATAGGTAATGGCATTCTTAGTATCAGCACAGAAATTGAACAAGCATTATGTATTCATGGCTTCATGCAAATGATCGGTCGATTGATTGATTACCTTTATCGGTTGTGGAATATGATACACCGATGATGATTGTATTCTCATGTTAAATGTTTTCTTCTTTCCCAGTACTAAATATATGTGGGGGTGGAAATCTGGTGCATTGAGAACTTGCATAAATTTTCCCTGCTACTTTCTGTTACTACTTTTACATGTTTAACTCATAAAGTACAAAATAAGGAGCCACAGTAAACCCTACTTTGCTAAAATAAGAAAACTATAGAAATTACTCCAAACTGACAAAATATAAGCAGGAATTATATGTACTTGCCAAGAGAATTCTAATAACTTCATGCAACTTAAAGAATTGTAATTACTGTATCAAAAGATAAGAGCAGCATGATCTTTTACAGTCAGCGAAGCTCAAATTTGTCAACTTCTTGTGGTTTTGGTTCCGTCGCTTCTCAAGGTAGCTCAACATCATCTCCGGCATCATATAAAGGCTCTCGAACATCAAAACCTCCTTTGATCTGATCATATGTAGGGTTTCAAAATTCAGGAATTTCAATATCAGTACTGATGACAAATGCTTTCTATATGAACAGAGACATGCATGGAAAATTGATAAAATAAAGAACCATATTAGGTCCAGCTGCACAAAATGACCTTATTCTCTCTGTGCTGCAACCGAGTTTTGCAAAGGCTTTGTGACCAACCGTTATAGTGACAGCAGGTGTGAACTTCTGACCTTCAACAACTGCTCATTTTCAATCAAAGTAAGTAAAGAAAATGATGGCCACTGATTCCTGTTCTCCAATAAACTTCTTAGCTAGATTCCTATGGCACAGGAGCCATTATTTCTTCATAGCCAGATAGAACTGTCCTAGACTTTGTGTGCCCAAACCTTTGCCTACGTCATCCTTATAATTGCAAGGTCACCGAAAAAAACTATAAACAATTCGATGATTGTCATAACTTAATGTGATTTATAACCTGAA contains the following coding sequences:
- the LOC105041584 gene encoding serine carboxypeptidase 1 isoform X2; its protein translation is MEPRRMTTTFLILLSFSSCLLALPNIEGYDEMNRLRELMKSQRSSSTLHHGLQTHPASKKTYSPVYVGPQNGQMEADKIDELPGQPEGVNFDQYAGYVTVDPEAGRALFYYFVESPQDPSTKPLVLWLNGGPGCSSLGAGAMVELGPFGVNSDGRTLYANIHAWNIVANVIFLESPAGVGFSYSNTTTDYELSGDKRTAEDSYTFLVNWLERFPQYKTRDFYMTGESYAGHYIPELASLILANNKIMNRTAINLKGVAIGNAYIDDDTNTRATYDYYWTHALISDEAYKEIRSKCTFSGQSYTPGCVSALTAADAEVGNIDYYDIYAPLCKDPSKTTHLTKLEVDPCAGSYTWSYLNLPEVQKALHANVTGLWYPWSRCSGDQDSVVPVTSTRYSIDMLGLGIESSWRPWYIDGEVGGYVVGYKGLTFATVRGAGHMVPSYQPERSLTMISSFLEGKLPPLV
- the LOC105041584 gene encoding serine carboxypeptidase 1 isoform X1 — translated: MEPRRMTTTFLILLSFSSCLLALPNIEGYDEMNRLRELMKSQRSSSTLHHGLQTHPASKKTYSPVYVGPQNGQMEADKIDELPGQPEGVNFDQYAGYVTVDPEAGRALFYYFVESPQDPSTKPLVLWLNGGPGCSSLGAGAMVELGPFGVNSDGRTLYANIHAWNIVANVIFLESPAGVGFSYSNTTTDYELSGDKRTAEDSYTFLVNWLERFPQYKTRDFYMTGESYAGHYIPELASLILANNKIMNRTAINLKGVAIGNAYIDDDTNTRATYDYYWTHALISDEAYKEIRSKCTFSGQSYTPGCVSALTAADAEVGNIDYYDIYAPLCKDPSKTTHLTKLEVDPCAGSYTWSYLNLPEVQKALHANVTGLWYPWSRCSRFVGFRGNWTDAPDTLLPTIKELISSGISVWLYSGDQDSVVPVTSTRYSIDMLGLGIESSWRPWYIDGEVGGYVVGYKGLTFATVRGAGHMVPSYQPERSLTMISSFLEGKLPPLV